Proteins from a single region of Anastrepha ludens isolate Willacy chromosome 5, idAnaLude1.1, whole genome shotgun sequence:
- the LOC128863547 gene encoding E3 SUMO-protein ligase ZBED1-like, giving the protein MGKVVVRQPLKKKSKRKSRKPKRRDMVSPMCGIFFNKSSDGKTAKCLKCGKIYQTSGNTTNMAGHLKRVHPTLTVSELPKASGHMAAYLDKKYEASSKRKRDLDSALLNFICSDLRPFYIVENEGFKQFVNALDPRYELPSRSTLLSTCYNNLFMNMRMKLKSILQEVEYCAVTTDCWTSRANEAYLTVTCHFIDPEFKLRTAVLSTSKLQNEKNHSAENIANSLCAVLIEWEVMDKVAAIVTDSARTMIKACEILQKRHVPCFAHVINLIVQQCLNQEKIKVIMGKCKSIVGFFKKSTVAYAKFKEAQNTEKPYSLKQECPTRWNSAFHMIERILKTNDAISSVLLSTPKGLAPFSADEILILKDIKILLQPFECATLQTSSRTLVTVSLIIPITCGLLHNLQLLKNDLKTVEGRESCNCLLEGISSRLLQYEIRNVPRVATLLDPRFKKEAFHSPFNITEAQKLLENELSFFNAQKSRPCDEPRLPTSTSTSQTSLFKFLEKNKSLKHKTNTVDSILSIRQYFNLDNLESNSNPLDYWKISSDKSFQHCCKKYFCVPATSTESERMFSNAGIVVSEKRSSLQFKHVDMLLFINRNKWISEQQ; this is encoded by the exons ATGGGcaag GTTGTAGTGCGGCAACCATTGAAGAAAAAGAGCAAGAGGAAGAGCCGCAAGCCAAAAAGGCGCGATATGGTCAGTCCAatgtgtggaattttttttaataagtcctCGGATGGCAAGACTgccaaatgtttaaaatgtgGTAAAATTTATCAAACCAGCGGAAACACCACCAACATGGCGGGACATTTAAAGCGGGTACACCCAACGTTAACGGTGAGTGAGTTGCCAAAGGCTTCAGGACATATGGCGGCTTATTtggataaaaaatatgaagccTCATCGAAACGGAAGAGAGATTTGGACAGCGCATTGTTAAATTTCATTTGCTCCGATTTACGTCCATTTTACATTGTAGAAAACGAGGGATTTAAGCAATTTGTAAATGCTTTGGATCCCCGATACGAATTGCCTTCACGATCAACATTGCTTTCAACatgttataataatttattcatgAACATGAGAATGAAACTGAAAAGCATTTTGCAAGAAGTGGAATATTGCGCTGTGACAACCGACTGTTGGACATCTCGAGCCAACGAGGCTTATTTGACCGTAACTTGCCATTTTATAGATCCAGAATTTAAACTTCGCACAGCAGTACTTTCGACTAGTAAGTTACAGAATGAGAAAAATCATTCTGCAGAAAACATTGCGAACTCTCTATGTGCAGTGCTAATTGAATGGGAAGTTATGGACAAAGTTGCAGCCATTGTTACCGATAGCGCAAGAACAATGATAAAAGCATGTGAGATATTGCAAAAAAGACATGTGCCATGCTTTGCGCATGTTATTAATTTAATAGTTCAACAATGCCTGAATcaagagaaaataaaagttattatgGGGAAATGCAAAAGTATTGTgggattttttaagaaaagcacAGTAGCTTACGCCAAGTTTAAAGAAGCTCAAAATACAGAGAAGCCATACAGTTTAAAGCAAGAATGTCCTACAAGATGGAATAGCGCATTTCATATGATTGAAAGAATTCTTAAAACAAATGATGCTATAAGCAGTGTTCTTCTTTCAACCCCAAAGGGACTTGCCCCGTTTTCGGCtgacgaaattttaattttaaaagacataaaaattttattgcaaccTTTTGAATGTGCAACATTGCAAACTTCTTCGCGAACGTTGGTCACGGTATCATTAATAATTCCTATAACTTGCGGACTTCTGCATAATttgcaattgttaaaaaatgaccTAAAAACAGTTGAAGGTCGCGAAAGCTGCAATTGCTTATTGGAGGGCATATCGTCCAGACTACTGCAATATGAAATTCGCAATGTTCCTCGAGTGGCAACTTTGCTAGATCCTCGGTTTAAAAAAGAAGCGTTTCACTCACCATTTAACATCACTGAGGCTCAAAAACTCTTGGAAAACGAGCTTTCTTTTTTCAACGCACAGAAGTCTCGCCCTTGCGACGAACCACGCCTGCCAACATCAACCTCCACATCGCAGACatccctttttaaatttttggaaaaaaacaaaagtttgaaaCATAAAACTAATACAGTGGATTCCATATTGTCAATTCGTCAATATTTTAATCTAGACAATTTGGAATCAAACTCCAACCCTTTAGATTATTGGAAG aTCTCATCAGATAAATCATTTCAGCATtgctgcaaaaaatatttctgcgtTCCAGCAACTTCGACAGAAAGCGAACGTATGTTCAGTAATGCTGGAATCGTTGTAAGCGAAAAAAGAAGTTCGCTTCAGTTTAAACATGTTGACATGCTACTTTTTATCAATCGGAACAAGTGGATCTCTGAACAGCAATGA